One genomic region from Rosa rugosa chromosome 1, drRosRugo1.1, whole genome shotgun sequence encodes:
- the LOC133724349 gene encoding sulfate transporter 2.1 — translation MASSAAACSDDEKANWVLNAPRLSGPWRESVEFSGEESQKDIVMLHGSPKHFKQSTTTDASSEEHMLDLEKNSSSVDRSQWVLNGPEPPGLWHELMDSVRETISYCGNKYSSLKSQPMLKSVVSVQREIFPILVWGRNYSISKFKHDLMAGLTIASLCIPQSIGYATLAKLDPQYGLYTSVVPPLIYAIMGTSREIAIGPVAVVSLLLPSMLQKLQDPGADPIAYTKLVLTATFFTGIFQAAFGIFRLGFLVDFLSHAAIIGFVAGAAIIIGLQQLKGLLGITHFPNSTDVISVMEAVWSSFHHPWNPHNFMLGCSFLCFILISRFVGRKNRKLFWLPAMAPLLSVILSTLIVYLTRADKHGIKIVKHIKEGLNPSSVHLLQLNSPYIGDVAKVGLIVALVALTEAIAVGKSFSSIKGYHINGNKEMMSMGFMNIVGSLSSCYVATGSFSRTAVNFSAGCETPVSNIVMAITVIISLQFLTRLLYFTPTAILASIILSALPGLINVNEIYNIWKVDKLDFLACIGAFFGVLFASVEIGLLVAVAISFTKIILISIRPGTETLGKLPGTDMFCDTEQYPMAVTVPGIMIVRVKSALFCFANANFVRERIVRWITANKAKGLKGNNTKDAIQVVILDMSNLINIDTSGIATLDDLQRNLLSEGIELAIANPRWQVIHKLKLSNFVGKIGGRVFVTVAEAVAATFSGKIATTC, via the exons ATGGCCTCTTCAGCAGCTGCCTGCAGCGACGATGAAAAGGCTAATTGGGTGCTTAACGCCCCCCGGCTGTCGGGTCCGTGGCGTGAGTCTGTAGAGTTTTCAGGTGAAGAAAGCCAAAAAGATATTGTCATGCTTCACGGTTCCCCCAAACACTTCAAACAATCAACCACTACTGATGCCTCATCTGAGGAGCATATGCTTGACCTTGAGAAAAACAGTAGTAGTGTTGATAGGTCTCAATGGGTACTGAATGGTCCAGAACCCCCAGGTCTATGGCATGAGCTCATGGACTCTGTGAGGGAAACCATTTCTTACTGTGGAAACAAGTACTCGTCCCTCAAGAGCCAGCCGATGCTGAAAAGCGTAGTTTCAGTCCAGCGAGAGATATTTCCTATCCTTGTTTGGGGTCGTAACTATAGCATTTCGAAGTTCAAGCATGATTTAATGGCAGGTCTAACCATAGCAAGTCTCTGCATTCCCCAA AGCATAGGATATGCAACCTTAGCAAAGCTTGATCCTCAATATGGCCTTT ATACTAGTGTTGTACCACCTCTCATATATGCTATAATGGGGACTTCAAGAGAGATAGCAATTGGACCTGTAGCTGTGGTTTCACTGCTCCTGCCCTCAATGCTTCAGAAATTACAAGATCCTGGTGCTGATCCAATTGCTTACACCAAGCTTGTTTTGACTGCCACTTTCTTCACGGGTATCTTTCAAGCTGCCTTCGGGATCTTCAG ATTGGGATTTCTTGTGGATTTTCTTTCCCATGCTGCAATCATAGGGTTCGTGGCAGGAGCAGCCATTATAATTGGCCTTCAACAACTGAAAGGACTACTTGGAATCACTCACTTTCCAAACAGTACTGATGTTATCTCTGTCATGGAAGCTGTTTGGTCCTCATTTCATCATCCT TGGAATCCTCATAATTTTATGCTTGGGTGCTCATTCCTGTGCTTCATCCTAATCTCAAGATTTGTG GGAAGAAAGAACAGGAAACTTTTCTGGTTGCCAGCCATGGCTCCTCTCCTATCTGTTATACTGTCAACTCTTATTGTTTATCTCACGAGGGCAGATAAGCATGGGATTAAGATTGTAAAACATATCAAAGAGGGCTTGAATCCTAGCTCAGTTCATCTATTACAGCTCAATAGCCCCTATATTGGAGATGTGGCTAAAGTTGGACTCATAGTCGCACTTGTTGCACTCACG GAAGCAATTGCTGTTGGAAAATCCTTTTCATCCATAAAAGGGTACCATATCAATGGgaacaaagaaatgatgtcaaTGGGTTTCATGAACATAGTTGGATCTCTTTCTTCTTGCTATGTTGCAACTG GTTCATTCTCACGTACTGCCGTAAACTTCAGTGCCGGTTGTGAAACTCCGGTGTCAAACATTGTCATGGCCATTACGGTGATCATATCACTGCAATTTTTGACAAGGCTCTTGTATTTCACTCCAACAGCAATCCTTGCTTCAATAATTCTGTCTGCCCTTCCTGGACTGATCAATGTCAATGAAATCTACAATATCTGGAAGGTGGATAAGCTTGACTTCCTAGCTTGTATAGGAGCCTTCTTTGGAGTGCTGTTTGCATCAGTGGAGATAGGCCTTCTAGTCGCG GTAGCAATCTCATTCACAAAGATAATTCTCATCTCGATTCGACCTGGGACAGAAACTCTTGGAAAACTTCCTGGAACTGATATGTTTTGTGACACCGAACAATATCCTATGGCTGTCACAGTTCCTGGGATCATGATAGTTCGTGTCAAGTCTGCCTTGTTTTGTTTTGCAAATGCCAACTTCGTTAGAGAAAG AATTGTGAGGTGGATAACTGCAAACAAAGCAAAAGGCCTGAAAGGAAATAACACCAAAGATGCCATTCAAGTAGTCATTCTTGACATGTCTA ATTTGATCAACATTGATACATCTGGAATAGCTACCCTAGATGACCTGCAGAGGAATTTGTTATCAGAAGGAATTGAG ttAGCAATTGCAAACCCTCGGTGGCAAGTGATTCACAAACTAAAGCTCTCCAACTTTGTGGGAAAAATCGGAGGAAGGGTTTTTGTGACTGTTGCAGAAGCTGTGGCTGCAACTTTCTCTGGAAAAATTGCTACCACTTGTTAA
- the LOC133724351 gene encoding protein NEN4: protein MDYPSTSSSCKESTSTQIVFFDIETNVPNRVGQRFWVLEFGAIVVCPRKLVELDSYSSLIRPADLSAVPSRSGRCDGITKDVVANAPTFEQVADKIFSILNGRIWAGHNIQRFDCARIKEAFSDIGRPAPTPVGMIDSLGVLTEKFGRRAGNMKMASLATYFKLGQQKHRSLEDVRMNLEVLKNCATVLFLEATLPSVLDGNWRGSPTVTTRSRSNGKLPCRDETTSRKSPPTTAFIGYQRAVPYTPRGSLGKVTERVKNLLCRAQGNQPLSNILKHSHSLLR, encoded by the exons ATGGACTACCCTTCTACATCTTCATCATGCAAAGAAAGCACATCAACACAGATTGTGTTCTTTGACATAGAAACAAATGTACCCAATAGAGTTGGACAAAGGTTCTGGGTATTAGAATTTGGGGCAATTGTTGTTTGCCCTCGAAAGCTTGTCGAGCTAGACAGCTATAGCAGCCTCATTAGGCCAGCAGATTTGTCTGCAGTACCCTCAAGGTCCGGTCGATGTGACGGGATCACTAAGGATGTTGTTGCAAATGCACCTACGTTTGAGCAAGTTGCTGATAAGATATTCAGCATTTTGAATGGCAGAATTTGGGCAGGTcataacatccagcggttcgaTTGTGCTCGCATTAAGGAGGCGTTTTCGGACATTGGTAGGCCTGCGCCTACTCCTGTTGGGATGATAGACTCTCTAGGGGTACTAACTGAGAAGTTTGGCAGAAGAGCTGGCAATATGAAG ATGGCATCATTGGCAACTTACTTCAAGCTTGGGCAGCAAAAGCACAG GAGCCTTGAAGATGTTAGGATGAACCTGGAGGTCCTCAAGAACTGTGCAACTGTGCTGTTTCTG GAAGCAACCCTTCCTAGCGTGTTAGATGGCAACTGGCGTGGCTCTCCAACAGTTACAACTCGGAGTAGAAGTAATGGGAAATTGCCATGCCGAGATGAAACAACAAGCCGGAAGTCTCCCCCAACAACTGCTTTTATCGGATATCAAAGAGCAGTTCCATATACTCCAAGGGGGAGTTTGGGAAAG GTGACAGAAAGGGTAAAGAATCTATTGTGTAGAGCACAAGGAAACCAGCCTCTTAGTAACATATTGAAGCATTCTCATTCACTACTCCGGTGA
- the LOC133724350 gene encoding bifunctional aspartate aminotransferase and glutamate/aspartate-prephenate aminotransferase yields MATSSSSSTIARLSFSTTRLSGPEPGPDPKSLSFPSRPRTCLPLKHSSEGSSRSVVRAVAVTGSDQAMELDISLSPRVNSIKPSKTVAITDQATALVQAGFPVIRLAAGEPDFDTPSVVAEAGINAIREGYTRYTPNAGTLELRQAICHKLQEENGISYAPDQVLVSNGAKQCIDQAVQAVCAPGDEVIIPAPFWVSYPEIARKADATPVILQTSISENFLLDPKVLESKLTERSRVLILCSPSNPTGSVYPKKLLEDIAQIVARHPRLLVLSDEIYEHIIYAPATHTSFASLPGMWERTLTVNGFSKAFAMTGWRLGYIAGPKHFIAACNKIQSQSTSGASSISQKAGVAALGLGYAGGEAVSIMVKAFRERRDFLVKSFGELAGVKISEPKGAFYLFLDFSCYYGTEADGFGKIEDSESLCKYLLDKGQVALVPGDAFGDDTCIRISYAASLSTLQAAVERIKKALIVLKPAARS; encoded by the exons ATGGccacttcctcctcctcctccaccatcGCACGCCTCAGCTTCTCCACAACCCGATTATCCGGACCCGAACCCGGCCCCGACCCGAAATCCCTATCTTTCCCTTCTCGCCCCCGCACGTGTCTTCCTCTCAAGCACAGCTCGGAAGGATCATCAAGATCTGTTGTGAGGGCAGTCGCGGTCACTGGGAGTGACCAAGCAATGGAGCTCGATATTTCTCTCAGCCCGAGAGTCAACTCCATCAAGCCGTCGAAGACCGTCGCGATCACCGACCAGGCCACTGCTCTCGTCCAGGCCGGCTTCCCCGTCATCCGATTAGCCGCCGGCGAGCCCGATTTCGATACTCCTTCTGTCGTGGCTGAG GCGGGGATCAATGCGATTCGGGAGGGGTATACCAGGTACACACCAAATGCAGGGACTTTGGAGCTGCGCCAGGCGATTTGTCATAAGCTGCAAG AGGAGAATGGGATATCTTACGCACCGGATCAGGTTTTGGTTAGTAATGGAGCCAAGCAGTGTATTGATCAAGCAGTGCAGGCAGTTTGTGCACCGGGAGATGAG GTTATAATTCCAGCTCCATTTTGGGTGAGTTACCCGGAAATTGCAAGGAAGGCTGATGCAACTCCTGTGATTCTTCAGACGAGCATATCTGAGAATTTTCTATTGGATCCCAAGGTTCTTGAGTCCAAGCTCACTGAAAGGTCAAGAGTGCTGATTCTTTGTTCTCCATCCAACCCAACAGGATCTGTTTACCCCAAGAAATTGCTTGAGGATATTGCTCAAATTGTAGCAAGGCATCCCAGGCTTCTG GTCCTGTCTGATGAAATTTATGAACACATAATATACGCACCAGCAACTCACACGAGCTTTGCATCTTTGCCAGGCATGTGGGAGAGGACTTTGACAGTCAATGGGTTTTCTAAG GCCTTTGCAATGACTGGTTGGCGGCTTGGATATATTGCTGGTCCTAAACACTTTATCGCAGCATGTAATAAGATCCAGAGTCAG TCCACCTCAGGTGCTAGTAGCATATCACAGAAAGCAGGAGTTGCAGCCTTGGGTCTTGGCTATGCTGGTGGAGAGGCAGTTTCTATCATGGTGAAAGCATTCAGAGAGCGACGGGATTTCTTGGTGAAAAGCTTCGGTGAACTTGCTGGTGTTAAGATTTCAGAACCCAAG GGAGCTTTCTATCTCTTCCTCGATTTCAGCTGTTACTATGGAACAGAGGCTGATGGGTTTGGTAAAATAGAGGATTCTGAGTCCTTATGCAAATACCTGCTCGACAAGGGTCAG GTTGCACTAGTGCCGGGGGATGCATTTGGAGATGACACCTGTATACGAATCTCCTATGCAGCATCCCTCTCAACCCTACAGGCAGCTGTGGAAAGAATTAAGAAGGCACTCATTGTGCTGAAGCCTGCTGCCCGTAGTTGA
- the LOC133724352 gene encoding uncharacterized protein LOC133724352, whose product MEGFEEWKKQAEQWSSQALQQWKKQAKPLWSQAHEYIQQVPPTQVYAALAILLVTSVLLLLGRLFKRQKANTILLSGLSGSGKTVLFYQLQDGSAHQGTVTSMEPNEGTFVLNSEKSKNGKLKPVHLVDVPGHSRLRPKLDEFLPQAAGIVFVVDALEFLPNLRAASEYLYDLLTKASVVKKKIPILILCNKTDKVTAHSKEFIRKQLEKEIDKLRASRSAISTADIANDFTLGVLGEPFSFTQCQNKVTVAEAAGIIGEVAEVERFIRDHVKS is encoded by the exons ATGGAAGGATTCGAAGAATGGAAGAAACAGGCAGAGCAATGGTCATCTCAAGCATTGCAACAATGGAAGAAACAGGCAAAGCCATTATGGTCTCAAGCACATGAGTACATTCAGCAGGTTCCGCCTACTCAGGTCTATGCTGCTCTTGCCATCTTGCTAGTAACCTCAGTTTTACTCTTATTAG GTAGGTTGTTCAAACGGCAAAAAGCTAATACCATATTGCTGAGTGGGCTTAGCGGGAGTGGAAAGACTGTTCTTTTCTATCAA CTTCAGGATGGGTCTGCTCACCAAGGTACTGTGACATCAATGGAACCAAATGAGGGAACTTTTGTGCTCAATTCTGAAAAATCAAAG AATGGAAAGTTAAAGCCTGTGCATCTTGTTGATGTTCCTGGACATTCTCGTCTCAGACCCAAACTAGATGAGTTCCTGCCTCAAGCAGCTGGTATAGTTTTTGTGGTGGATGCTTTGGAATTCTTACCAAACTTGCGTGCTGCTTCAGA GTACCTGTACGATCTTTTGACCAAGGCAAGTGTGGTGAAGAAGAAAATTCCCATTCTTATTCTCTGCAACAAGACAGACAAAGTGACAGCACATAGCAAGGAGTTCATTCGCAAACAATTGGAGAAGGAAAT TGACAAATTACGGGCATCAAGGAGTGCAATATCAACAGCTGATATTGCAAATGACTTTACTCTTGGAGTACTTGGTGAACCATTTTCATTCACTCAGTGTCAGAACAAAGTTACAGTTGCAGAAGCTGCGGGTATTATAGGCGAGGTAGCTGAGGTGGAACGGTTCATCAGGGACCATGTAAAGTCTTAG